In Flammeovirgaceae bacterium 311, one DNA window encodes the following:
- a CDS encoding 4Fe-4S ferredoxin (COG1145 Ferredoxin), translating into MAIMITDECINCGACEPECPNTAIYEGGIEWTWAGGTSLEEVELEDGANVDAHAPQPPLSDEFYYIVSGKCTECMGFHEEPQCAAVCPVDCCVPDPDYVEAEEELLAKKAWMHNE; encoded by the coding sequence ATGGCGATAATGATAACCGACGAATGCATTAACTGTGGTGCATGCGAACCAGAGTGCCCAAACACAGCGATTTACGAAGGTGGTATAGAATGGACCTGGGCAGGTGGTACCAGTTTGGAGGAGGTAGAATTGGAAGATGGCGCGAATGTAGATGCACATGCACCACAGCCGCCGCTGTCAGATGAGTTCTATTACATTGTTAGTGGTAAATGTACTGAGTGTATGGGCTTTCACGAAGAGCCGCAGTGCGCCGCCGTTTGCCCGGTAGACTGCTGCGTACCCGATCCTGATTATGTAGAAGCAGAAGAAGAACTCCTGGCTAAAAAGGCCTGGATGCACAACGAATAG
- a CDS encoding hypothetical protein (COG0377 NADH:ubiquinone oxidoreductase 20 kD subunit and related Fe-S oxidoreductases) — MRGGLSLFLLGGILLSDGAAAQSPLPLNDLSAFRDPAKSWQIAGGVGADLNRPNKLNVSSGSGILVNQPDKKNKGKDLITNFEHGDLDLELDFMMAPGSNSGIYLQGLYEIQLEDSWGVKVPTPANNGGVYERWDESRPKGQQGYQGYAPRQNVSKAPGLWQHLKISFQAPRFDTGGRKTENARLLQVVLNGVLIHENVELLGPTRGAISNEERPTGPLRIQGDHGPIALRNVVITNFDKPRPELTDLRYTIYEGSFETEPHYDSLPPEAEGSSVVLTSNLSPLPKKFLIRYQGTLKVQEPGEYRFKMQVPGGAGYVKVGDDYAIRLSRYNPGGAITLPAGDFPFELVYSKFVDWDAPALGLSVAGPGIRDYIISDEVTSRGVPVDPILVTASDIPVLRSFMDIPMDGKQGGYRITHAINVGSQEQVHYTYDLDHGTLVQVWRGGFLDATPMWHDRGDGSSRPTGAVQQLAAPVLSLARLSSPQANWVSDTTGSGFRSRGYVLDANGFPTFHYLAWGTAVQDIIRPLDKGQGLRRELQLQNAADGLYVKIAEGAAIESAEKGRFLVDGKSYYLQLDDAGGAKPQVRSSAGRQELLVPVRNRLVYSIIF; from the coding sequence TTGAGAGGAGGACTTAGTCTTTTCCTGCTGGGTGGTATTCTTCTATCAGATGGGGCTGCTGCCCAGTCTCCCTTGCCACTGAATGATTTATCTGCTTTCCGCGATCCGGCTAAAAGCTGGCAGATAGCAGGAGGGGTAGGCGCCGATCTAAACAGGCCTAACAAGCTTAATGTCTCCTCCGGTTCAGGTATTCTGGTCAATCAGCCTGATAAAAAAAATAAAGGCAAAGACCTCATTACTAATTTCGAACATGGCGACCTTGACCTGGAGCTGGATTTTATGATGGCACCAGGTTCAAATTCCGGTATATATCTGCAGGGTCTGTATGAGATACAGCTGGAAGATAGCTGGGGCGTGAAAGTGCCCACCCCTGCCAATAATGGTGGTGTTTACGAACGTTGGGACGAATCACGTCCTAAGGGGCAGCAGGGGTATCAGGGGTATGCGCCCCGTCAGAATGTAAGCAAAGCACCCGGCCTCTGGCAGCATCTTAAAATTTCTTTTCAGGCACCACGCTTTGATACGGGCGGCCGCAAAACAGAAAATGCAAGGCTGCTGCAGGTTGTACTGAATGGTGTGCTTATTCATGAAAATGTAGAGCTGCTGGGACCCACCCGGGGAGCCATCAGCAACGAAGAGCGCCCAACTGGTCCGCTGCGTATCCAGGGCGATCACGGACCCATTGCATTACGCAATGTTGTGATCACTAACTTTGATAAGCCCCGGCCCGAACTCACAGATCTTCGGTATACTATCTATGAAGGTAGTTTTGAGACAGAGCCCCATTACGACAGCCTGCCTCCTGAGGCAGAAGGCAGCTCGGTGGTCCTGACCTCTAACCTTTCTCCGCTGCCCAAAAAATTTCTGATCAGGTACCAGGGCACCCTTAAAGTGCAGGAGCCTGGTGAGTATCGCTTTAAAATGCAGGTGCCCGGTGGCGCAGGCTACGTAAAAGTGGGGGATGATTATGCCATACGCCTCTCTCGTTACAACCCAGGGGGTGCTATAACCCTGCCGGCTGGGGATTTTCCCTTTGAACTGGTTTACTCAAAGTTTGTAGACTGGGATGCACCCGCCCTGGGTTTATCAGTGGCCGGTCCTGGTATACGCGATTACATTATCAGCGATGAAGTAACCAGCAGAGGAGTCCCTGTTGATCCTATTCTTGTAACTGCATCAGACATACCAGTGCTGCGCAGCTTTATGGATATTCCCATGGATGGAAAGCAAGGCGGTTACCGTATTACGCATGCCATCAATGTGGGCAGCCAGGAGCAGGTACATTATACCTACGACCTGGATCATGGCACCCTGGTGCAGGTATGGCGCGGAGGCTTTCTGGATGCTACCCCTATGTGGCATGATCGTGGTGATGGTTCTTCCCGGCCCACCGGTGCGGTTCAGCAACTGGCAGCACCCGTGCTTTCCCTGGCGAGGCTTTCTTCTCCGCAGGCAAACTGGGTGAGTGATACCACCGGCAGTGGCTTCCGCTCCAGGGGCTATGTTTTAGATGCAAACGGCTTTCCCACTTTCCATTACCTAGCGTGGGGTACTGCTGTACAGGATATTATCAGACCACTGGATAAAGGGCAGGGCCTGCGCCGGGAGCTGCAGCTGCAAAATGCAGCAGATGGTCTGTATGTGAAAATTGCTGAAGGTGCTGCCATTGAATCAGCAGAAAAGGGCAGGTTCCTTGTAGATGGGAAGTCTTATTATCTGCAGCTAGACGATGCCGGAGGTGCCAAACCGCAGGTGCGCAGCAGTGCAGGTCGCCAGGAACTACTGGTTCCGGTGCGCAACAGGCTGGTATATTCCATCATATTCTAA